The Anaerolineales bacterium region GTGGACAACGTGATCTTCATTTCGATTTTGGCTGGAAAATTACCCCCCGCGCAACAGCCGCGCGCGCGCACGACAGGCATCCTTTTAGCGGTGATCACGCGCTTACTGCTTTTGTTGTCGCTTTCGTGGATCATTAGTTTCAAAGACCCCGTTATTCATTTGTTCGGATTTGGATTTTCCGAGCGCGACCTGATCCTGTTAGCGGGCGGCATCTTCCTGATCTGGAAAGCCACACACGAGATTCACGAAAAACTGGAAGGCGAGGAAGGACATGCCTCGGCGAAGGTCCACGCGGCGTTTTGGGGTGTGATCGTTCAGATCATGCTGTTGGATATCGTCTTCTCGTTGGATTCAGTGATCACCGCGGTCGGCATGGTGGATGAATTGCCGATCATGATGGCGGCGGTGATCGTCGCCGCGTTGGCGATGATCTTCCTCGCCGCCCCGCTCAGCAATTTCGTCGAACAACGCCCGACGATCAAGATGCTGGCGTTGAGTTTCCTGTTGTTGATCGGCTTCACGCTGGTCGTCGAAGGTTTTCATCAGGAAATCCCCAAAGGCTACATCTACTTCGCGATGGGTTTTTCGGTGCTGGTGGAACTGTTGAACATGCGCGTCCGCCAGCGCACGGTCGCGCCAGTGCAATTGCGTAGTCCTTATGCGGCTCCTGAGGCAGTGGCGGTTTCGGTCGGAGAGTCGCCTGCTCGCCGCACTACGGTAAAAAAGAAAGCCTCGAAAAAACGAAAATAAGATCAAACAAAAAACGACTTCCGAATGTGGAAGTCGTTTTCAATTACCAATTACTTCTTGTTATTCTTCGCCGCCTTCATAAACCCCACAAACAGTGGATGCGGCTTCATCGGGCGCGACAAAAACTCAGGGTGGAACTGACTCGCCACCATGAAGGGATGATCTTGAATCTCGGCGATCTCCACTAATTTGCCGTCGGGCGACATGCCTGAGAAGACCATGCCCGCCTTCTCGAAATCTTTTTTGTAGTTGTTGTTGAACTCAAAACGATGGCGGTGACGTTCATCCACGCGTTTCTCGCCGTACGCGGCGGCGGCTTTCGAGCCTTCTTGCAATTCGCATGGATACAACCCCAGCCGCATCGTTCCGCCCATGTCTGTGATCGAACGTTGGTCGAGCATCAAGTCAATGACGGGATATTCAGTCCCTCGATCAAATTCGGAGGAGTTGGCGTCTTCGTGGTTCAATACGCCGCGCGCAAAGTCAATGCACATCACTTGCATCCCCAAACACAGACCGAGATACGGAACTTTTTTCTCACGCGCATACCGCGCCGCCAGAATTTTCCCCTCGATGCCGCGCGAGCCGAACCCGCCAGGGACGAGAATCCCGTCCGCATTTTGAATGACATCCCAGCCTTTGTCTTTTTCTAGGTCAGCCGCGTGCACCCAGCCGATCTCCACTTCCACGTCGTTGGCGAGGGCGGCGTGTTTCAACGCCTCGCGCACCGACATGTACGCGTCCTGCAATTCCACGTACTTACCAACCAGCGCCACTTTGACGGATGATTTCGGTTTTCGCACGCGCTCCACCAGTTTTTCCCATGGCTTCATATCGGGCTTGCGTGTGGATTTCATGCTCAACTTTTCCACGAGATAATCGCCCACGCCCGCCGCTTCGAGTAACAACGGCACTTCATACAACACATCGCTCGTGATCATCGGCACGACGGCTTCTTTTTCCACGTCGCAGAACAAGGCTATCTTGTCGCAGATGTCTTTGTCAACGGGATAATCCGAACGAGCGATGATCATGTTCGGCGAAATACCGATCGAACGCAACGCCGCGACGGAATGTTGCGTCGGCTTGGTCTTGATCTCGCCCGTCGCTTTGATGTACGGGAGCCACGTCACATGGATGAAGAACACGTTCTC contains the following coding sequences:
- a CDS encoding CTP synthase, which translates into the protein MTTKYLFFTGGVVSSVGKGVTAAATGLLLKERGFKVAVQKLDPYINVDPGTMSPYQHGEVYVLDDGAETDLDLGHYERFIDIRLSRSSNFTSGQVYAEIIGKERRGDFLGGTIQVIPHITNEIKRRVASIGKETDADVVLVEVGGTVGDIESQPFLEVLRQLRNEVGRENVFFIHVTWLPYIKATGEIKTKPTQHSVAALRSIGISPNMIIARSDYPVDKDICDKIALFCDVEKEAVVPMITSDVLYEVPLLLEAAGVGDYLVEKLSMKSTRKPDMKPWEKLVERVRKPKSSVKVALVGKYVELQDAYMSVREALKHAALANDVEVEIGWVHAADLEKDKGWDVIQNADGILVPGGFGSRGIEGKILAARYAREKKVPYLGLCLGMQVMCIDFARGVLNHEDANSSEFDRGTEYPVIDLMLDQRSITDMGGTMRLGLYPCELQEGSKAAAAYGEKRVDERHRHRFEFNNNYKKDFEKAGMVFSGMSPDGKLVEIAEIQDHPFMVASQFHPEFLSRPMKPHPLFVGFMKAAKNNKK
- a CDS encoding TerC family protein, with product MEWLAQPQTWIAFITLVVLELVLGVDNVIFISILAGKLPPAQQPRARTTGILLAVITRLLLLLSLSWIISFKDPVIHLFGFGFSERDLILLAGGIFLIWKATHEIHEKLEGEEGHASAKVHAAFWGVIVQIMLLDIVFSLDSVITAVGMVDELPIMMAAVIVAALAMIFLAAPLSNFVEQRPTIKMLALSFLLLIGFTLVVEGFHQEIPKGYIYFAMGFSVLVELLNMRVRQRTVAPVQLRSPYAAPEAVAVSVGESPARRTTVKKKASKKRK